The following proteins come from a genomic window of Triticum aestivum cultivar Chinese Spring chromosome 6A, IWGSC CS RefSeq v2.1, whole genome shotgun sequence:
- the LOC123127955 gene encoding protein RMD5 homolog — MEVDTLKDEFNRVVKKQKLASSRTIDLVNQIEKEIEQAIGAIQENGTDRDAASNLNHEILTNLKNTLKELVPVKQLESCQKEMNTALGKWVKTTEKFFINDISKAYKNVDMEPHVLNEIIANHLYREALFDIGDNFLGEASCLASIKLKQLFQEMYEIFGALRTEKSEPALSWAMKNHDALLQNDSCLELKLHQLQFVEILKQGKRDEALQYARTYLAPFATIHKDVIQKLIASILWAGRLDQSPYTEFLVPTNWEKLAEEFAQQFCNLKGQSSTGPMGMTVAAGAEVLPILLKLMTVLTAKREWHSMKEFPFPLDLRRDFQFHSVFICPVLREQGSDDNPPMLLPCGHVLSKQSTVKLSKSSSRSFKCPYCPFEALASECKRLYI; from the coding sequence ATGGAAGTAGATACACTGAAGGATGAATTCAATCGTGTTGTTAAAAAGCAGAAACTTGCATCGTCGAGAACTATAGATTTGGTAAACCAAATCGAGAAAGAAATTGAGCAGGCTATCGGTGCTATCCAAGAAAATGGCACAGATAGGGATGCTGCATCAAACCTGAACCATGAAATTCTTACCAATCTGAAGAATACGCTGAAAGAGTTGGTTCCAGTGAAGCAACTTGAGAGCTGCCAGAAAGAAATGAACACTGCACTCGGCAAGTGGGTCAAGACCACCGAGAAATTCTTCATCAATGATATTTCAAAAGCTTACAAGAATGTCGACATGGAACCACATGTACTTAATGAGATTATTGCAAACCATCTATACCGGGAGGCATTATTTGACATAGGTGACAACTTTCTAGGAGAGGCCAGTTGCTTAGCATCTATAAAACTGAAACAACTGTTTCAGGAGATGTATGAGATTTTTGGTGCGCTGCGGACTGAGAAATCTGAGCCAGCTCTGAGTTGGGCAATGAAAAATCATGATGCACTACTGCAAAACGATTCCTGTCTCGAGCTTAAGCTTCACCAGTTGCAGTTTGTTGAGATACTCAAGCAAGGAAAAAGAGAtgaggctcttcagtatgctaggACATACCTCGCGCCATTTGCTACCATACACAAGGATGTAATCCAGAAGCTGATAGCCTCCATATTATGGGCCGGGCGCCTTGACCAGTCACCATATACAGAGTTCTTAGTACCAACTAACTGGGAGAAGCTAGCTGAGGAGTTCGCTCAACAGTTCTGCAATCTGAAGGGTCAATCCTCCACAGGTCCTATGGGCATGACAGTTGCAGCTGGAGCTGAAGTGTTGCCAATTCTTCTTAAACTGATGACGGTACTAACTGCAAAAAGGGAGTGGCACTCTATGAAGGAATTTCCTTTCCCATTGGACCTCCGCAGGGATTTTCAGTTCCACTCAGTGTTCATCTGTCCTGTGCTTCGTGAGCAAGGTAGTGATGAtaatcctccaatgcttcttccatgtgggcatgtcttgtcgaagcagtcGACTGTGAAATTATCAAAGAGCAGCTCCCGGTCTTTCAAATGCCCATATTGCCCGTTCGAAGCATTGGCATCTGAGTGTAAGCGGCTTTATATCTGA